TCAGGTATTTTAGTTGATAAAGTCACATCCCCTGGACATTGGTTTGTAAGTGGAGGGCCACAAAGCCCATTATTCCCTATATATGTAGAGGCATCAAAGGATTGTAGTTGAGTGCCAAGTGGAATTTTTCCAGATAAGTTGTTGAAAGACAGGTCCATGAAGCTAAGAaaactcaaatttgaaaagcttTCCGGCATTCTACCGTAAAGTGAGTTTCTTGACAAATCAAGTGATTCCAATCTTTCCATTTGACCAATGTTGTTGGGAATAAATCCTATGAGATTATTCCTTGAAAGATTTAAGCCTGCTAGTGCCACAAGTTTTGTTATACTTTGTGGTATATCTCCTGTTAATTGGTTGCAAGAGAGGTCAATGGTTGTCATGAATCTGAGACTATTTCCACATTCCATGTCCTTTCCTTTCCATGTCAGTGTTGCTTTATATTCAAGTAAGCCAAGTTCAATAAATTCAATGTAAAATCTAGGTAGATCTTTGGAGATACGGTTTCTTGGAAATTGAACATTTGATAAAGCAGTTATTTGATTGAGGCATTGAGAGATTTCTCCTGTGATATTGTTTTGAGAAATATCTAAAACTCGAAGAAATGGTAGATTACACAAACTGCTCGGTAATCTTCCTTGGAACTTATTTGCTCGTAGACTCAAAACAATCAAATGATGCAGGTGAAGGCCTACCCATGCAGGTAATGTTCCTTTCAGATTGTTCTCTCCTAGATCCAAGATAGTCAAGTTTGTACAAAGAGCCAAAGATGGGATTTCACCGGAGAAGTTGTTGTTGTTTAACTGCAGTGATATCATTTGTCGTAAAGTGCCAAATGACTTGGATATTCTCCCTGATAATTTATTTTTGGCCAAATTCAGAAATtctaaattttgaaatttcCCCCAGCAATTCGAAAGTGGCCCTTCTAGCAAGTTGCTAGACAGGTCAAGATGAGTAAGTTCCAAAGGTGAGGAGGATGCACAAAAAGAAGATAGAGACCCTGAGAACCTATTATTTGAGAGATATAGAGTTTTCAACTCTGAAAAATGAGGCAGTGGACCAGACAAGTTGTTGAAACTAAAATCCCATATTGCTGGTTTCACACTTTGCACTGATTTTAGTATGGTTCCTCCAAGTTTGTTATATGAAACATTCAAATAATCCAGACTTGAAAGTTGGTCCAAAAACCATTGAGGAAGTGTATCTGAAATTCCAGTATTAGAGATGTCCAAGTCCATAAGTTTCCTTTGATGTTTGAGCCATGCTGGAAATTTTGGACCCAAAATGCAAGATGATGCATATAAACTTTGTAGTTGGAAAGGTGGAATCCAATTTGATCTCAAGTTGAATGAAAGTGAATTTTTAGACACTGCAAGTTTTGTCAATTCATATAAGGTTTGATAGATGTGCTTCAGTGATGGAACCATTCAACTTATTTGAAAAAAGATACAATCCCATGAGACTTGAGAGTTTTCCAATAGCAACTGGAAGTGACCCATTCAACTGATTTTGTGAGAGATCCAACACTTCTAACGATGCAAGTTTAGTAACCTCAAATAATGGTTGTGATCCGCTTAACTCATTATCTTTGAGATATAGAGTTAAGAGGTTTGACATATGTGTTTCATTAATGTTTTCCACACTATTCAATTGATTATGGGAAAGATCCAAATTCTCAAGATAAGGCAAGTGGCCAGATAACTGTGGAAATGGCCCAATGATACTGGTATTTTGAAGAGATAATGTCCTCAGGGATGAAAGCCATGAAAAATCAGGGAGTGACCCACTACCAAATGGGTTATGGTCAAGTGTCAACAACTCTAAGTTATTTTGGGCACAACGTAAATGTTGTATGCTATCATTGAGTTGACCGGACAAGTTGTTGTCACTTAGATGTAACTCCTTAAGTTGACACAAACTCTGAAAGGATTCTGGTAAGCTACCCTCAAGTTCATTTCCCCTGAGATAAAGATGTGTGAGGACTTTGCTAGCATTAGGCACCAATGACAGAGTCAAAGTGTTTAAATGGTTATTTGAAAGAAAGAGCTTCTTGAGAGAAGTTGAGAAATTCATGTGGGGGATAGATTTAGGATTGACCTGAGGGAGCCCACAATCATTTAAATAAAGCTCTAATAGAGAAGGGATGTTGGTTATTGATGATAACCAATCAACAGCTTGACTAAGATTCACAGTTTCTAGATTAAGGAATCTTAAATTAGAAAGGTGAGAAACCCATTCAAGGTCATTTGCATTCAAATAAACATTGAGTCCAAGTTGGAGAGTTTGCAAATGGGAAAGGTTCGCCAGAGTGGGAGGAATGACACCAACAAATTCATTATCTCCAAGTTGCAACTCTATCAACTGACCAAGTGAACCAATGCATTTTGGAATCTTTCCTTCTAATAAATTTTCAGTGAGATTTAAGGAAGTCAGATGTTGCAGTTCACATATTGAAGAATCTAACTTACCTCGCAATGCTCCTGAATAATTTAAAGGTTGGAGATCCAATATGGTTACATGATCAGTTAAGTTATCACATGAAATTCCATGCCATTTGCAACAATCTTCACCTTTCCATGAGGAAAGAATTTCCCTTCCATGAAGGAAACCAGCTTTTAACCTGAGAAGAGCTTGCCTTTCTGTCTCCACTCCTTGCTTTGAATGAGAACTTCCAGCAAAGAAACAGATGCATAGAAGGCCTACAACACAAAAAAGACTGAACCTGCAGTAGAACATGGTGATACCCTCAAATCCCTCGGAAAATATGTGTTTGGATACTGAAAGTGAAGAATGTGTGAGCTGAATGGTGAAGTTAGCCGGGGCCATTTATAGATGGACACAAATAGAAGCCAAGTGCACAATCCCATCTGACCAAGTCCATGGAAAATGATTGATTGTGTCATTGTTTATTTCATTgatcaatattaaaaaaaaaaaatctcggTTGACTTGTAGTCAATTGAGATATTATAGATAATAttctttttaataaataatttgttagaaaaaatatttaacattCAATGAACATATATGGTGCTCAATGAACATATTTGTTAGAAATAAATAATTTGTGATGAGATGTCTTCTTATGAATGGCGCTCAAAAGTTCAAGTCAAGTGAACTTGCGCAAGGGGCAAGACTTTGTGGAATCATACAGTGGTGTGGTGTGATAGCCTatagtttgaactttgaattcAACAAAACGTGAGTTAGTAGCAAGACTTTGGTGAATAAAACAACATGAAATGTCCCAGGCAATAATGAATGCTCCTTCCCATCTACTTTCTTGGAGAAATAAAGCACATTATGTACCTGTTTATTAAAAAAGCTTGTAAAAAAACctgtttattaaaaaaaagtaaaatataattattggAAAAGGGATTAATGAACAGCATGCATATATATGGCATTTTAGATCTCTAGactagcaaaaaaaaaattagctgtTTAAATGACCATATctgaaatttgggttaaattattatttttttttacatcatatagataaattgcactcgccaggaatcgatccctgaacCTCCACCTACCCAACTTATATGTccccccagctcctaccacttgagctatcctacgagaACTTGGGTTAAATTATCTTAAGTGaatcaataatatattttatttttaaattaagtgGGTTatgttagttttttatttatttaagctTAAATTAAAGATTAAATAATAGATTTTatatttaggcttaaatatgttggaggtccctttATTTTAGGATCCTTTTGGTTTAGGTCCCCGTAAAAaaattcttggaaaaacatccttaaatgaaaaataatagttGCTTTCAGTCCCTACTGTTAAAATCCGTTAAAAAAAGTGACTCAGCAAACGTGGACATTTGTTGACATTTGGTGCTGACGTGGAAATTGAAAATGTGTTTGGTGAGGTTCGAACCCCAACATGGACCTTAAGGGTTAACACTTTTACCACTAGACTAGGAGCTTTATGTGCAGAATTTAATATACATGTTATTCCAAGTGATGTAATTAAAAATTTGTGTTAAAATGTTATAAAACATTCCAGTTAAGATTTGAACCCAGTAAATTTAAGTCGTAAACAAAAACCCTAACCACTATTCTATTTACTCATTTTTTATATTCATGTGCacaattaaatatataattaaaaacaaagtGGTATTGCTAATTAAACCCTTTGTGGTAGTGCTAAAAATTACACTTTTTCCATATTTTGGACTTGTAGAAAATGTATagatttaaatatatatatatatatatatatatataatgtcaATATATACTTAAGTAAACTAAATTAcaaaacatgaaaatatttaaaagtaaaacATTACAATTTTAATAGAGTCCATAtattaaactttttaaaatattgatGAGTATATAGCGAAGTAAATTTTTTCATGCGTGTAGCGGGATTGAATTCTTCTTTTgcaaatatttgaaaattagcAGTATCACTTTGGTTTTaacatatatttatttcttcACGTCAATAGATAAAATTAAGCTTTGGCTCAGTGGTAAGACTTAAGAGTCTTTGCTATTAACCAATATTGACCTGGTTCAAATCTACAATGTAATCTATCTATAtacttattaaaagaaaatcttTATCCACATAAAATTAACACATGGCATTCCCATAATGATTTTCCTCCCACCCTTTtctctggctgacaagtgtcacagccagaGAAAGTTGCACAAATTAATTATACAAACCAATTTTCCTAAAATTTTGATTCTTTGTCCCCTATTAAATGGTCTCTCCAAAGTAAAATTCATGGATAGCCCACTATAAAGGAATTATGGATCAACCAAAAGCCCACAACAATGAATCAATTAAAAGGTCATAGttgcaaaagaaacagaaaaattgTTCAGAGTGGGAATTAGTCAATGTATTTATGAATTAAGCCTTCAATTTCGCAAACGGACATATTAGGAAAACTAATCACCGTGCGTTGCTTTAGCTATGGTTGATAATTCAAACATAAATTCACGTTTTTGTGAAAAGTATTGGAATAACAGTAATTAATTGAATGGACTTATTTTGGGGTGTGATCCACTTTTTTTGGCCTAAATATCCTCCACCTTTTTAAGCCTAATTTAAATCTTTATGAGGTTAGACATTTTAATGCAGGAATTATTTCGTTTTGccagtcaattattgctataatcgttttttttttaaaccccatgtaaaataattaagtaaattttaatgcattgattatttattttaggaaattaaTGTTCGaaattaattcattaattccttcaattttcttatataaattaattaatgacgTGAATCTGTGcaaatatgttttgaaataatttccttttttaaaataaaaaaaaacgttttaaaaattaattacttattaaattcaaaagctatctatttaaggaaattactattcgaaattaatttttaatttccttCAATTCCCTTACATAAACAACTTAACTATAGTAATTTGTAGTCAACTTATAAAAGATCTAATAAATGCTAAATTAGAATAAAAGCtgtattcattttcttttttaaaacctcatttaaaacaattaattatattttaatgcaGGAATTATTTCGTTTTTTCAGTAAATTATTGCTATAGATAGATTTTAAAAAAACACCATGTAAAATAATTAAGTAAATTTTAATacattgattatttattttaggaaattaatattcaaaattaattcattaattccttcaatttccttatataaattaattaatgacgTGAATCTGTGCaaatatattttgaaataatttccttttttaaaatgaaaaaaaacgctttaaataattaattacttattaaattaattagctatctatttaaggaaattactattcgaaattaactatttatttccttcaaattccTTATATAATTTCCTTTAAATTGACGTTTTAAACAATTAATGCAGGTGTATAATGTTTAGCATATATCACAAGTCACATGACTTTGGGAACAATCAAACATTAAATATGACAAATCATATGTCTACAGATAATTTTTAGCCAAATTTCATGCGATTTTTAAATTATTGACATTTTACCAAAATCATAAGTTGTATGTACCAAATTGTACGAACTATGTACCTATACTAATTAATACACTTTGATTTTCACCGTGCCAaataaaactgtttttgaattaaaaatacaTATTCTATTTTGTAATAGAATATTCTTTTCACCTTTAGTCAGAATTAACCCTAATTTCAactatatataccccttatgtAACATATCTCCTCCATCATTCCAGCACTTGATATATTTGAAATTAACATTTCTTCTGATGGCTTCAAGAATCGAAGATTTCGCCAAAATCGATGCATCCAAAGAGACCTGGACAATTGTTGCGAAAGTCAATCATTTATGGCTAAGTCCGAGCTTATATGACTCAAAGCTACCCTTTTCAatggacatgattcttatggatgacaaaGTATAACACTTTTTTTTAATCACTCAGTTTTAATGTAATTTTTGGAATGCATTCATAAATCGCTTAGTTTATTTACCTTTTAAAGACAGAAGGACGCGTATATCAGATTTCAttctttggtgttggtgaaagcggTCGTGATTTTCGTCAAACCTCGcatccattcaagatcaactttgatattcatacaTCTGTACGATAAGTTCCTAACAATGCTATCAACTTAACTCCGTACTCTTTCGTTCCACTTTGTGATATAATGTATAAGGACGTTGATACATCATTCCTTATAGGTATAAACCCTTATGTAGCCTTTTGAGTTTTTGAAAAATAGTTATTAATTTTCCTTACATTTTTAATTGTCAAATTGTAATGCATTAAATGTTGGTATAAGGAAAAAGTTTCATctaatttaagtatattttcataattttaaaagtacttagattaaatatatatgaagtttttgtcaaatttcgcaagttgtgtgatactcattgtgattgattttgtttggttgaatgtgaaggtatgaaaaacggtagaaaggggggtttgaataacgttttcagaataaaacttccaccttaaagattttaacaaatcttttgagaacaaagtgcttaagataagagaaagaaaagcacacaaggattttatcctggttcacttgatgaatcactcaagctaatccagtccacccgttaaggtgatttcttccttcttagaatgaaggcaatccactaatcaagtaaatgttacaactgcacttgaaacctacaagtgactaacaatacactgacttagctcacactaagattcactctcttagtcttcaataggatccgatcaaacttgatctcctaaaggtaactaaacaactgtttaagaaagaatgtttacaaagaatttgcttctgaaaagttaagagtaaacacaatgaattcagatgaaagaatgcttagaaagtttgagtatagcttgcgcgtctgagattcttccaaccgcatctttcaatcttcagcctctatttatactccaaggattagggtttgaacgctgcatggaaatgctaccgttggagggtagttctggaaattccagcttctgctgtggctgagaatgttaggtaggtcgtcaggatagtacaattgcttttgtacttggatagtgacttgacctttaaacctagtagacttctgatcaggggaatgcttcatgttggaacttgtgaagctcgttgatcagagtcagagggaagcacagatcctctaaccgttgtatcttctgattctgaactcagagggaagtacatggccttcagagtcatcttgcttctggacaccagagtttccacttttcagcttctggatcttcagagtcttctacaccatcagaacatctgaaccttcagagtgcctgggttgtcagaacgtctggatcttcagaacttcaagtgactgagtccatatcagagcttgtatgacttcagatcttctgaagcgtttctactgttcagagtgaacatagatgttgcgaaaacgttgcttgggtcactctttatgcacagtgcttctgatttgtgtgagattaaattgaggtcagagcctgtaaatagcacactcagaaaaacacgttagagtaccataattgttcatactaaaatgttaacttgtaatcatcaaaacatagagttgtactactcgatcaaaacttgatcttacaatctccccctttttgatgatgacaaagccaagtattttgatgaacaattcttaaacaataaactgaattcactcagagtttagagagatagaataagacttatcctgatgtgaatagtttattttgctcattctgaatccaagtcacagcttgattctgagcatagctccccctgaatctaagacttaatgaaaacgttagaaatgtctagattctgagctaaataatataagagttcagagtgaaggcgcatgacatagatgaaataaaataatcagagcgcataagtattcagagtcaacaataagggtatcagagtcaaatagaatcacttcagaagaagtgaaatgtattccttgtatttgcccagtgacacatctatggtcataaaggtggaactcttaaattctccaaaagaaaaataaatcacaataacacagcttacacatcaaaaactgggtgtactccccctttttgtcataagcaaaaagtatggggtgtgaaaaacttagcttgaagtacaaggtactcccccttagagaaggtctaagtttaaaaacaatggagaaataaacgatgcatgaatgagagttaagcgaattaaagaagggagttaatgcaaaagaagaacgtttaccaccggccacgggagtaaagagaagcttcagttaccaaggacttaacctcgagaaactgtagaagcagtaacttccaaggagagaatgaagcttatataaagcgagtaAGAAGAGGgaaagcttcacaactcgattaataccataaaaataaatggcttcatacatggttgcactggaagagctcagaaggaaagccttcgaggaagacatgttccttaacatccggcaccctgatggtacacgaacgatacaggagctgacgaagacactgcttgaaggaGAACTTGGTCCAGAGCTGGAGAAGGATCTGAGAGAGTTCCTTggcttcgtggaggaaattcaggaactcagccagctGGAACTGAACtttctggaagagaaggagtcaGTGGAAAGAAAACTCAAGACtatagaagatagtctggagaagaCCGAGCTGAGCATCAAGCTTGGCAACATAGAATATACGCTTGATCGGCTGGAGAAGGAAATAGCAGAGCAACgccgggagtgcagaagaatgaggaaggatcctccattatAGAT
This is a stretch of genomic DNA from Lotus japonicus ecotype B-129 chromosome 1, LjGifu_v1.2. It encodes these proteins:
- the LOC130749419 gene encoding LOW QUALITY PROTEIN: receptor-like protein EIX2 (The sequence of the model RefSeq protein was modified relative to this genomic sequence to represent the inferred CDS: substituted 3 bases at 3 genomic stop codons), encoding MVPSLKHIYQTLYELTKLAVSKNSLSFNLRSNWIPPFQLQSLYASSCILGPKFPAWLKHQRKLMDLDISNTGISDTLPQWFLDQLSSLDYLNVSYNKLGGTILKSVQSVKPAIWDFSFNNLSGPLPHFSELKTLYLSNNRFSGSLSSFCASSSPLELTHLDLSSNLLEGPLSNCWGKFQNLEFLNLAKNKLSGRISKSFGTLRQMISLQLNNNNFSGEIPSLALCTNLTILDLGENNLKGTLPAWVGLHLHHLIVLSLRANKFQGRLPSSLCNLPFLRVLDISQNNITGEISQCLNQITALSNVQFPRNRISKDLPRFYIEFIELGLLEYKATLTWKGKDMECGNSLRFMTTIDLSCNQLTGDIPQSITKLVALAGLNLSRNNLIGFIPNNIGQMERLESLDLSRNSLYGRMPESFSNLSFLSFMDLSFNNLSGKIPLGTQLQSFDASTYIGNNGLCGPPLTNQCPGDVTLSTKIPDEYATDEDKDEDELITIGFYVSLGLGFYVGFWGVFGALVIKXRXRHAYFXFFHNMKDHIHVKI
- the LOC130745904 gene encoding receptor-like protein EIX1, whose protein sequence is MAPANFTIQLTHSSLSVSKHIFSEGFEGITMFYCRFSLFCVVGLLCICFFAGSSHSKQGVETERQALLRLKAGFLHGREILSSWKGEDCCKWHGISCDNLTDHVTILDLQPLNYSGALRGKLDSSICELQHLTSLNLTENLLEGKIPKCIGSLGQLIELQLGDNEFVGVIPPTLANLSHLQTLQLGLNVYLNANDLEWVSHLSNLRFLNLETVNLSQAVDWLSSITNIPSLLELYLNDCGLPQVNPKSIPHMNFSTSLKKLFLSNNHLNTLTLSLVPNASKVLTHLYLRGNELEGSLPESFQSLCQLKELHLSDNNLSGQLNDSIQHLRCAQNNLELLTLDHNPFGSGSLPDFSWLSSLRTLSLQNTSIIGPFPQLSGHLPYLENLDLSHNQLNSVENINETHMSNLLTLYLKDNELSGSQPLFELLLENSQVSWDCIFFQIS